Below is a genomic region from Actinomadura sp. NAK00032.
CCCTCGCGTGCGCCCTGCCCGCCGCCTACTACACGGCCCGGAACCGTTTCCGGGGCCGCGGCGCGTTCCTGCTGCTCGTCCTGGTCACGCAGATGTTCGCGCCGACCGCCCTCGTCATCGGCATCTACCGGGAAATGGTCGCGCTGAACCTGACCGACACCCTGATGTCGCTCATCCTGGTGAACGCGGCGTTCAACCTGCCGTTCTGCATCTGGATCCTGCACGGCTACTTCTCCAGCATCCCGAAGGAACTGGAAGAGGCCGCCTTCCTTGACGGCGCGGGCCGCATGGGCGCCCTCACCCGCGTCACCCTCCCCATTTCCATGCCCGGCGTGGTCACCGCGATCGTCTACACGTTCATCGCGGCGTGGAACGAGTACATCGTCGCCCTGACCGTCACCGCGTCCCCGGACCGCCGCCCGCTCACGGTCGGCATCCCGTCCTTCGTCACCCAGTACCAAGCGCACTGGCAGTACCTTTTCGCCGCCTCCCTGATCGCGATCATCCCGGTCGTCATCCTGTTCATCTTCGTCGAGCGCTACCTGATCGGCGGCCTGACCGCGGGCTCCATCAAATGAGCCTGATCGGCCTGGACGTGGGCGGCACCTTCATGAAGGCGGCGCTGACACAAGACTCGGAGATACTCCTCACCGGCTCATGGCCCACCGACCGCGAAGACCCGGTGGGCGGCATTCTCGACTTCGCCGCCCACCTCGCGTCCCGCGCGGCCGCACTCGGCTCCCCCGCCGAGGCCGCCGGCATCGCCCTGCCCGGCATCGTGGACGAATCCACGGGCACGGCCGTCCATTCCGCGAACCTCGCCTGGCGCGACGTCCCCATGCTCCACCTGGCCGGCGAACGCCTCGGAATCCCGGTCGCCGTCGGCCACGACGTCCGCACGGGCGGCCTGGCGGAAGCGGTACTGGGCGCCGGACGCGACGCCGGCGACTTCGTCTTCATGGCCATAGGCACCGGAATTGCCGCCGCCCTGATCCTGAACGGCACCCCATATCCCGGCACGGTCGGCTGGAGCGGGGAGATAGGGCACGTGGTCGTCCGCCCGAACGGCGAGGACTGCGCCTGCGGCAACAAAGGCTGCCTGGAGAGATACGCCTCGGCCGCCGCGATCTCCCGCCGCCACGGCGCCTCCGTCCCCGCAGAGGAAGTGATAGCCCGCGCCGAGCAGAACGACGAGAAGGCCGCCGAGGTCTGGTCCGAAGCACTCGACTGCCTAGCCGACGGCCTGGCCGCCACGACGCTCCTCCTGGACCCGTCCCTACTCGTCATCGGCGGCGGCCTGGCCAAAGCCGGCGACTCGCTCCTGGCCCCGTTGACCACCCGGCTCGCGGACCGCCTGACCTTCCGCGAAGCACCCCGCCTGACATTGTCCGAGTTGGACGACCAGGCAGCCGTAAAAGGCGCAACGATCCTCGCCGCCCGCCTCCTGACACCTCACTAGCCGAACGCACCCGTGTCACGCGCCTCCCCGAGCCGGGCCCCCACACCGACCACCAGGAATAGTCAATACCTGCGGATCGGGTCTTTCGTGTCAGTGGAGTTGGCCGGCTTGATGTAGGTGGTCGAAGATGACCTGGTCGACGGGAGATACCTGGTCGCGGTCGGCGTAGGTGAGCCAGACGAGTTCTGCGATTTCACTGCTGGGGGTCGGCTCACCACGGTGGTCGGCGGTGTAGCAGGTCATCTGCACGGTGACGCCGGCCGCGTGGCCGTGTGCTTGCGCCCGGAAGGTCCCCACGTGCGTGGCGGTGTCCGGGACGATGGCGATGGCGAGCTCTTCGTCGATTTCTCGGATCAGAGTGTCAAGGTCGGTTTCGCCTTCTTCGCGCTTGCCGCCGGGGATGTAGTAGACGTCCTTGCCCTGTGAACGGGTACTGAGGATCTTGCCGCTGTCCAGGTGGATCCAGGCGATCTTGTCAATGGTCGCGGTCATCGTTAAGCCCCTCCGAAGGAAGATGAATCAGGCTGCTTGATCGTCGGGCCGGTTCAACGGCTCGCCGCTGGTAAACGTTGCGCCGGCGTGGACGAGGACGGCCACGTGGGATACATTCGCCCCCCGGCCAACGGGTCTGGTCGGATGCGATGAGCCTGAACGCCATGGCCAGGCCAACGGCCCACGAACCCGGCCCCTCGGTAACCTCGGTGGCCTTGCGGCACCACCGGTCGGCAAGATCGCCGAGAAGAACCGCCGCCCTTCACCCATGACCTCGTCGATGCGCTTCGGCCCGGCATCCGGCGGGCGCCCTCCCAGACGATCTCGTCGACCAACGGTGCCGAACCCAAGCCTCCCACCTCAGAACGGCGGCTGTCGCAGGGTCTGGAACTACGGTGAGCGATGGGTGTGCCTTCCGGACCGCTCCACAGATCCGCCCCAAGCATTGCTCCAACCACACACCACTCCCAGCAGCTCTGGTGGCTCTAGTAGCTCTGGTCGCTCACTTCCCGACGCCGGAGTAAGAAGGCACCGTGAGCGCGAACGACGACGAGACCGCTGCGAAGAACCGGCCAGGCACCGCACAGACATTCATGGCCCTACCAGCGCCGGCCAAGGACGCATGGGTCCTGCACCTAGAGTGTGTAATCGACGTCGTCCGAGCCGTCGTCGAGGTCTCCTCCCCGGCCGGATTCCGCTGCGCAGGCTGATCCCGACCGAACCGCAGGCTCCCGACGTCAACCGACCAGCCGACACCAGACGTCCCGACTTCGGACTGCAGCCCCTGTCCGTTCCCAACACTCAGGCGAAGTGGGTGCAGGCGGCAGACCAGGTCACATCCGTCAACCACCAAGCGGTTCTCGCCGCCCACGCAAGCCCGTGACCTTCCAGACGCCTGACTTGCGATACGCGCACACAGTCCTGAAGGGACCTTCGACGACGCCGCCCGTCGCAGTGCACCTTCGCAAGCGTCAAGACTGCATCGAGCAGGCCATCGGCGGCCCACCACCAGCACAACCGGCAGCACCAAGCACCCACGGACGGTCGTCCAGCCGCCGTCCCAGATCGCCCTCTCGGGTCAGCCGAGAAGGCCTACGCCAGACAACCACCCCGTCCGTGGGCCCACAGGGCACCCCCAAGACATCGCCGTCTACCTAACACCGGTCGCCCCCCACCCGGCTCCCGGCCACACCTCCCGGCTCCCGGCTCCCTGCCCCACTGCCCACATGTGCACAGCCACTCCACAAAGTAATACTTGACATAGATTTAGGTTCGACCTATTTTTTGCCTCATGCCAGCAGTGAAGAGGAGGACACACTTGGAGATCCAGTGCAGCGTCGCGGAGGTCGCGGACATCCGTCAGCGATTGCGGCTGCTAACGGACGGGACGCCGGAGCCGCCCGCAGACGCCGACCTGACGCCCGCGCTCCCCGGAACCGGCGGGGTGCCGGGGCAGTGGATGAACGCCTCAACCCGAACGGCCACGGAGGCGGGAGTCACGCTCTACCTGCACGGCGGCGGCTTCGCCCACACCGATCCTCGGGCGGAACGAGCGCTCGCCTACCAGTTGTCCAGCACAACACAACGTCCAGTGTTCGGCGTGGACTACCGGCTCGTCCCAGAACACCCCTACCCCGCTGCACTGGACGACGTGACCACCGTCTATCAGAGCCTGATCGACCAGGGCGTGCCCACCTCGCGGATCGCGCTGTTCGGCGAGTCGGCCGGCGCCACTCTCGTCCTATCCGCCCTACTAACTCTCAAGGAGACCAGAGCCCCACTACCCGCGACGGCGGTCGTGGTCTCGCCGCTCACCGACCTCACACTGTCCAGTCCGTCGTTGACCGCCAACGACGGCTGGGACCTCATCAGCAAAGCGGTGCTGGAGCAGGTCTGCGCGAACTACCTAGCCGGAGCGCGCCCGGACCTGGCGCCGGCGTCACCCCTCCACGGCGACCTGGCGGGCCTACCCGATCTGCTGGTGGTAGCGGGCGCAGCGGAGATCCTCGTCGATGACGCCCGCCGACTGGCCGCGGCGGCCACCGCAGTTGGAACAACCGTCGATCTCGACGTCTACGAAGGCATGCCGCACGTCTTCCACCTGGCGATGCTGTCCGGCACCCCGACGTCCACCACGACCACGTTCCTCCGCCGCCTGGCGGACTGGACGGAAAGGAGGTGCGCGTGAACCTGCGCGCCACCCGAGAACGGCCATTGCGCCTGATGAGCGTGCACGCCCATCCCGACGACGAGTCGAGCAAGGGCGCAGCGACGCTGGCCAAGTACGCCGCCGAAGGAGCAGACGTACTGGTGGTCACCTGCACCGGTGGCGAGCGCGGCGACGTGCTCAACCCCGCCATGGACCGCACCGACGTGCGCGACAACCTCACCAGGATCCGGCGCGCCGAGATGGCTGCCGCTCGCGAAATCCTCGGCGTCCGCCAGCAGTTCCTGGGCTTCGTCGACTCCGGCCTGCCCGCCGCCGACGAGTCGCTACCGGACGGCTGCTTCGCCGCCGCGCCACTGGAAGAGGCGACCGAAGCCCTCGTGGCGGTGATCCGCCGTTTCCGGCCGCACGTGCTGATCACCTACGACGAGACCGGCGGCTACCCGCACCCCGATCACATCAGAACCCATGAGGTGACCGTCGTGGCCTTCCAGGCAGCCGGCATCCCCGGCAGATTCCCCGGGACAGGACGGCCGTGGCAGCCGCTCAAGCTCTACTACCACGGCGCCCTATCGAAGGCATGGTTCCAGGCATTGCACGACGGTATGACGGCACGCGGAATCCCGTCCGGCATGGAGGACGTCCTAGCCGAGTTCGGCGACAGTGCGCCCGCACCGGCATTCACCACCCGAGTGCCCTGCGCTGAATACTTCCCGGCCCGAGACCGGGCGCTGCTGGCACACGCCACGCAGATCGACCCGAACGCCGGATTCATGCTCCACGACCGCGATACCGAACGCGATGTATGGCCTACCGAGGACTACCACCTGGCACGATCCCACATAGAGGTCTCCTTGCCGGAGGACGACCTCTTCGCCGGGATACGTCCGAGCCGATGAAGCAGACTCAGCCTCCACAGGCCGCCCCGCCCCTTATCAGTACGGCTTTCGAGCGCTGAAGACAGACCGGAGCTTCTCACCGAGAGCGCGTCTGTCCAGCGGCTTCAAGATGATGGTGTCACTCGCGTCCACAATGACATTGGGACAGCCGCCATTGCGGCTGGACGCCCGACGACACACTCAGCGTGGTCACCTTCTTGCCGGTACGCGCCGCGCCTCCCGCACGATCACCCCGTAGCGGGATCTATAGAACGGGAACCGCTTCGGCTTTCCCACATTTTTGAAGTAGCGCCTCACCGCACCCGACCGGCGGCTGGGATGGCCATGGTAGATGCATGCGATGAGTTGCCATCCATCCGGAATCTGCCCCGAAGGTATCCGCATATCACCGGGCACCGTGGACAGACCCTTGCCGTCCATCGCATACTCCAGTTCCTCGGGATCTCTCTACACCGACCATTCGGACGTAATGCGGGCCCAGCCGGGCAGAGGGATCACTGGACGTCCGCCACGGCTTCAGGTCCTTTCACCGACAGGCCGCTTCGTTGACGTGCACGTCCGGGGGCCAGGACCGCTCAGTGGACCAACTCGGCGGCCCGACGGCGCCGCGGCTTGCGTCGCCCGTTCATCCGCCACCTCGCCGGAACACGCCACCGACGCCAACATGACCGCGCAGGTAGGTAAAAGCAACCACGCCACCTTTCTCGCAAAAGCCGACCTGCTGAGAATTCACCTTCATCCTGAGGGAGACCACTGGCTACCCCCGAACCGCACCGACCCACTCCAGCAGTCCCCGAACCTCACTTGCCCTGCCAGCGACCAGCCCTCGCACGCGATACCCCAAGCCCGACCGCCCCCTGCCGCAGAGCGCCACCGAACCCCGCACCAACAAACCCCAGCAACGAAAGCTGCACCCGCCAAAGCCTCCGACTTCAAGATGAATACCAGCCAACTCCATCAACTCCGACAAACATGCACCTTCTCGCCATCACACAGAATCACCTCGACCCTGACAAATGACGCCCAAGGCGACCCCCTGCTCGCGAACTGAAAATGCGGGGTGCAACTTTGAGGACATGGGAGATATGTCCGCTCGACTTCCTGTACCATTAGAACATGCATTCGATGGCGATCAATCTGGATGGCGCGTCCACCGAAGAACTGGTGGATGCTCTGTCAAAGATCGCCGCCGAACTCGCCGCCCGACCGGCCCCAGACTCTCCGACGGCCTGCGTGGATCTCGTCGAGACTCTCGCCGCCGCAGGTGATCTGCAGGAGGCCGCCCTGGCCGGGTTCATCACGGTGGTGGACGGTGCGCGGGAGGTGCAGCGGTGGGGTTTCCCCTCCACCCGTTCCTGGTTGCGGTCCCGCCTCGGTATGCGTGAAGCCCGCGCCAAGGAGCGCCTTACCCTGGCTCGCCAGCGCCACCGCCTGCCGGAGGTGGCCGGGCGGTGGGCTTCTGGTGAGCTGTCGGCCGGGTACGCCGCCACCATCGCCGACGCAGTCACCCGCCTCGACGACCACGACTGCGGCCGGGCCGAGACGATCCTGCTGGGCATGGTCGACCAGGGCTTCTCCGCCGGGAAGATCGCCGGCTTCGGAAAGCGGATCGGTGAGGTCATCGCCGAACGCGACGGCACCGAGCAGGCCCCCGAAGACGTGACGCGCGGGTATGAGCGGTCGTGGATCGACTCGACCCGCTCCCTGGACGGCGGCCGCTACATCAAGGGCTGGCTCAACGCCGAAGACGCCGCGATCTTCGACGGCACCCTCGCGCCCTTGGCCAAGCCCGCCGGAACCGACGACCACCGCGACCTGTCCGAACGCACCGCAGCGGCCCTGACCTCGGTGCTGTCGGGCGGGCACAAGGCCACCCGCGTCACCGTGATCTGCGACCTGGACACCCTCACCGGCGGCACCACCCCGGCGCGGCTGACCGACGGCACCCCCATCCCGGCCGCCCAAGCCCGCCGCATCGCCCTGAACGCCGGAGTCTCACCGCTCCTCCTGGGACGCGGAAACCTGCCCCTCTACCTGGGCCACCGGGTCCGGTTCGCCACCGCTCCCCAACGCCAAGTCCTGGAAACCCTCTACGCCACCTGCGCCGTCGCGGGATGCGAAGTGCCCGGGACGCTGTGCGAGGTCGACCACGTCCACGGCTGGGCCCTCGGCCACAGCCCCACCGACATCGACCAACTCACCCTCACCTGCGGCTGGCACAACCGCTACAAACACACCCACCCCCACCGGCTCCACATCACCA
It encodes:
- the mca gene encoding mycothiol conjugate amidase Mca gives rise to the protein MSVHAHPDDESSKGAATLAKYAAEGADVLVVTCTGGERGDVLNPAMDRTDVRDNLTRIRRAEMAAAREILGVRQQFLGFVDSGLPAADESLPDGCFAAAPLEEATEALVAVIRRFRPHVLITYDETGGYPHPDHIRTHEVTVVAFQAAGIPGRFPGTGRPWQPLKLYYHGALSKAWFQALHDGMTARGIPSGMEDVLAEFGDSAPAPAFTTRVPCAEYFPARDRALLAHATQIDPNAGFMLHDRDTERDVWPTEDYHLARSHIEVSLPEDDLFAGIRPSR
- a CDS encoding ROK family protein; amino-acid sequence: MSLIGLDVGGTFMKAALTQDSEILLTGSWPTDREDPVGGILDFAAHLASRAAALGSPAEAAGIALPGIVDESTGTAVHSANLAWRDVPMLHLAGERLGIPVAVGHDVRTGGLAEAVLGAGRDAGDFVFMAIGTGIAAALILNGTPYPGTVGWSGEIGHVVVRPNGEDCACGNKGCLERYASAAAISRRHGASVPAEEVIARAEQNDEKAAEVWSEALDCLADGLAATTLLLDPSLLVIGGGLAKAGDSLLAPLTTRLADRLTFREAPRLTLSELDDQAAVKGATILAARLLTPH
- a CDS encoding carbohydrate ABC transporter permease, producing MTTRSAPEGTLSRAPRRTRKIILAGVGWLVALAFLVPYLQMFFTALKPERELTKSPGTYLPSHWTWSNFVDVWSAAPVWTYLRVSLTVAAAATLVTLACALPAAYYTARNRFRGRGAFLLLVLVTQMFAPTALVIGIYREMVALNLTDTLMSLILVNAAFNLPFCIWILHGYFSSIPKELEEAAFLDGAGRMGALTRVTLPISMPGVVTAIVYTFIAAWNEYIVALTVTASPDRRPLTVGIPSFVTQYQAHWQYLFAASLIAIIPVVILFIFVERYLIGGLTAGSIK
- a CDS encoding alpha/beta hydrolase fold domain-containing protein, producing MEIQCSVAEVADIRQRLRLLTDGTPEPPADADLTPALPGTGGVPGQWMNASTRTATEAGVTLYLHGGGFAHTDPRAERALAYQLSSTTQRPVFGVDYRLVPEHPYPAALDDVTTVYQSLIDQGVPTSRIALFGESAGATLVLSALLTLKETRAPLPATAVVVSPLTDLTLSSPSLTANDGWDLISKAVLEQVCANYLAGARPDLAPASPLHGDLAGLPDLLVVAGAAEILVDDARRLAAAATAVGTTVDLDVYEGMPHVFHLAMLSGTPTSTTTTFLRRLADWTERRCA
- a CDS encoding HNH endonuclease signature motif containing protein, whose product is MAINLDGASTEELVDALSKIAAELAARPAPDSPTACVDLVETLAAAGDLQEAALAGFITVVDGAREVQRWGFPSTRSWLRSRLGMREARAKERLTLARQRHRLPEVAGRWASGELSAGYAATIADAVTRLDDHDCGRAETILLGMVDQGFSAGKIAGFGKRIGEVIAERDGTEQAPEDVTRGYERSWIDSTRSLDGGRYIKGWLNAEDAAIFDGTLAPLAKPAGTDDHRDLSERTAAALTSVLSGGHKATRVTVICDLDTLTGGTTPARLTDGTPIPAAQARRIALNAGVSPLLLGRGNLPLYLGHRVRFATAPQRQVLETLYATCAVAGCEVPGTLCEVDHVHGWALGHSPTDIDQLTLTCGWHNRYKHTHPHRLHITKAPDGRYTYRLHLPGIRTLPQPGRPPPWLTMAA
- a CDS encoding NUDIX domain-containing protein; translation: MTATIDKIAWIHLDSGKILSTRSQGKDVYYIPGGKREEGETDLDTLIREIDEELAIAIVPDTATHVGTFRAQAHGHAAGVTVQMTCYTADHRGEPTPSSEIAELVWLTYADRDQVSPVDQVIFDHLHQAGQLH